The following are from one region of the Gemmatimonadota bacterium genome:
- a CDS encoding DUF2191 domain-containing protein, with product MRTTIHIDDSLFAELKGIAARTGRTLTAVIHDTLLDALSRRRNRERSAIDLPVFKGTGVMPGVDLNDSAALLDLMEDDHGPS from the coding sequence ATGCGTACCACGATTCATATCGACGACAGCCTGTTTGCAGAACTGAAGGGCATTGCGGCACGTACCGGCAGGACGCTGACCGCCGTCATCCACGACACGCTCCTTGACGCGCTGTCGCGGCGTCGCAACAGGGAACGGTCAGCCATTGATCTGCCGGTGTTCAAAGGTACCGGGGTCATGCCCGGCGTGGACCTTAACGACTCGGCCGCTCTGCTCGATCTCATGGAAGACGATCATGGTCCTTCCTGA
- a CDS encoding type II toxin-antitoxin system VapC family toxin, producing the protein MVLPDVNVLVAAYREDASEHVSCRRWIVDVLEGDEAYALSDLVMSGFLRIVTHPRVFKLPSSVSDALNFTRVIRSQSHCVPLQPGPRHWEIFERLCLGAQTRGNLVPDAYPAALAIESGSEWITLDRDYSRFEGLRWSRPPTV; encoded by the coding sequence ATGGTCCTTCCTGACGTGAATGTGCTCGTTGCGGCGTACCGCGAGGACGCATCGGAACACGTTTCCTGCCGGAGGTGGATCGTAGACGTGCTCGAAGGAGACGAGGCCTATGCGCTGTCCGATCTTGTTATGAGCGGCTTCCTGCGAATCGTCACCCATCCCCGCGTCTTCAAACTGCCGAGTTCCGTATCCGACGCATTGAATTTTACGCGCGTGATCCGGAGTCAGTCCCACTGTGTCCCGCTGCAACCCGGTCCAAGGCACTGGGAGATCTTCGAACGGCTGTGCCTGGGCGCTCAGACCCGGGGTAACCTGGTCCCCGACGCCTACCCGGCCGCCCTCGCAATCGAGTCCGGCAGCGAATGGATCACGCTCGACAGGGATTACAGTCGTTTCGAGGGGCTCAGGTGGAGTCGTCCACCGACCGTATAA
- a CDS encoding DUF1801 domain-containing protein, protein MSELKTRPTDASVVAFIDAVDHPRRREDARTLLELMQRVTGEEPVMWGPSIVGYGSYHYRYASGQEADWPVVGFSPRKQNLSIYIMTGFEASDELLSRLGKYKTGKSCLYINKLADVDMDVLETLVRASVAEMKRRYPG, encoded by the coding sequence ATGTCCGAACTCAAGACCCGACCCACTGACGCGAGCGTTGTAGCATTCATAGACGCGGTGGACCATCCGCGCAGGCGCGAAGACGCGCGTACACTACTGGAACTCATGCAACGGGTAACGGGCGAAGAACCCGTGATGTGGGGACCGTCGATCGTGGGGTACGGAAGCTACCACTACCGGTACGCGAGCGGACAGGAAGCCGACTGGCCCGTCGTAGGGTTCTCGCCGCGCAAACAGAACCTGTCGATTTACATCATGACCGGGTTCGAAGCGTCTGACGAGTTGCTTTCCCGTCTGGGCAAGTACAAGACCGGCAAGTCCTGCCTGTACATCAACAAGCTGGCCGACGTGGACATGGATGTGCTGGAAACCCTGGTGCGCGCGTCGGTCGCGGAAATGAAACGACGGTATCCGGGCTGA